The following proteins are encoded in a genomic region of Parachlamydiales bacterium:
- a CDS encoding polysaccharide biosynthesis/export family protein yields the protein MAHTRYFFIFFVLFAGVLCGQEETLWEPPAAPINHIDLPDIVIETIEIGSQGAAASNPLFPEAPSASPVIIEDEKQKAHSESDSADRETSGEYRLRIGDTLVVSIYGEPNSTRTVNIDPTGCMSFLFVNALQVKGLTIGEARLALQRKLKKYYKTPLVSITLTDYAGYYYSILGEVRQPGRYRIKGHSTILTAVAQSAGFKTQEYRFETYDQADLKRSFLARNNDYYPVDFERLIKRGDTSQDVDLENGDYIYIAPSYLDRVFVLGEVRRPVFIQYLHTISLAEALAEAGGLNFRASSRVAILRGSLCSPTQYLIDINRILKGYACDFTLEPGDIIYVPPFRFNTMKEIVKSAIRTFVGTVASVAGTRAFIAITPAADDADLIQPIPIINTGGNIITPVTPFTPQF from the coding sequence ATGGCACATACTAGGTATTTTTTCATTTTTTTCGTATTGTTTGCCGGAGTTTTATGCGGGCAGGAAGAGACTTTATGGGAGCCTCCTGCAGCACCTATCAACCACATAGATCTTCCTGACATAGTCATTGAGACAATTGAGATTGGTTCACAAGGTGCTGCTGCTTCCAATCCCCTTTTTCCTGAAGCGCCCTCAGCTTCGCCCGTTATTATAGAAGATGAGAAGCAGAAAGCCCATTCTGAGAGTGATTCAGCAGATAGGGAAACATCCGGAGAATATCGGTTAAGGATAGGCGATACACTTGTTGTAAGTATCTATGGGGAGCCTAACTCGACTCGGACGGTGAATATCGACCCGACGGGTTGCATGTCATTTCTCTTTGTTAATGCACTCCAAGTTAAGGGGTTGACAATTGGGGAAGCAAGGTTGGCTTTGCAGAGGAAGCTAAAGAAATATTATAAAACGCCGCTCGTCTCCATTACTTTGACAGATTATGCAGGATATTATTACTCCATTCTAGGAGAGGTCCGCCAACCGGGTAGATACCGTATCAAAGGCCATTCGACAATTCTGACTGCCGTGGCACAATCTGCAGGATTTAAGACACAGGAATACCGTTTTGAGACATATGATCAGGCCGATTTAAAGCGTTCCTTCTTAGCTAGGAATAATGACTATTACCCTGTGGACTTTGAGCGCTTAATAAAGAGGGGTGATACTTCTCAAGACGTGGATCTAGAAAATGGAGACTATATTTATATTGCGCCCTCCTATTTAGACAGAGTCTTTGTTTTGGGGGAGGTGCGGCGTCCCGTGTTCATCCAGTATTTGCATACCATTTCATTGGCAGAGGCGTTAGCTGAGGCTGGCGGATTGAATTTTCGCGCAAGTTCTCGTGTAGCAATATTACGGGGCTCATTATGCTCCCCTACTCAATACTTGATCGATATCAACCGTATTTTGAAAGGGTATGCCTGTGATTTTACTCTGGAACCTGGAGATATTATCTATGTTCCTCCCTTCCGTTTTAATACGATGAAAGAGATTGTAAAAAGCGCAATCCGCACCTTCGTAGGAACGGTGGCTTCTGTTGCAGGTACGCGAGCATTTATTGCCATTACTCCCGCTGCTGATGATGCGGATTTGATTCAACCGATCCCTATTATCAACACCGGTGGGAACATCATTACCCCGGTAACGCCCTTTACACCGCAGTTTTAG